One Hevea brasiliensis isolate MT/VB/25A 57/8 chromosome 5, ASM3005281v1, whole genome shotgun sequence genomic region harbors:
- the LOC110651822 gene encoding coiled-coil domain-containing protein SCD2 isoform X1, protein MDRNRTDGPVYPRQWSSDSGTSGTGSSTPASMSLGHHHHSRSSSVTGLSTIKRNQNFAAKAAAQRLAQVMASQTTDDDEDEDDDLGFRYSAPPPISLSRNLNSGAASNSNKPAVPSSRITRSPSPALAWNMGEETPSVRSTSAGRPSMSLRAASPVPPSKGSLKTLVSLPPVEPPRNGQRDGKRFISDVGRLNSKDTGDQREASALRDELDMLQEENVNILEKLRVEEERCKEAEARVRELEKQVAALGEGVSLEAKLLSRKEAALRQREAALKDARQNNVVDKEIASIRSEVENAKEEATVAVQQLHGAESEVRALCSMTQRMILTQKEMEEVVLKRCWLARYWGLAAKYGICADVAVSKHEYWSSLAPLPFEVVVSAGQKAKEECWEKAGDGDNEKRSKLAQDLSDLTGEGNIESMLSVEMGLKELASLKVEDAIVLALAQQRCANSARLLISDIKSPGDPKYMDAVELSPEESEDVLFKEAWLTYIWSRAKDNGIKEDIARERLQFWINRRGHSPSSHDAVDVEQGLMELRKLGIERLLWEASRKESDQDSSANITQKSAGLFKDSA, encoded by the exons ATGGACCGGAACAGAACCGACGGCCCCGTCTACCCGCGCCAATGGAGCAGCGACTCTGGTACCTCCGGCACTGGCTCGTCAACTCCTGCGTCAATGTCGCTTGGACATCACCACCATTCGCGATCCTCTTCTGTTACGGGACTTTCCACCATCAAGAGAAACCAGAATTTCGCTGCCAAAGCAGCTGCTCAGCGGCTGGCTCAGGTCATGGCTTCTCAAACGACTGACGATGACGAGGACGAAGATGACGATCTAGGCTTTAGATACAGTGCACCTCCGCCTATCTCACTTTCTAGGAATCTTAACTCTGGTGCTGCAAGTAATAGTAATAAACCTGCGGTTCCATCTAGCAGGATCACTAGATCTCCTTCACCTGCC TTAGCTTGGAACatgggagaggaaactccatcggTTCGTTCAACATCAGCCGGAAGGCCCTCAATGTCCCTTCGAGCAGCATCGCCAGTGCCTCCTAGCAAAGGATCACTGAAGACTTTGGTTTCTTTACCACCAGTGGAGCCTCCTAGAAACGGGCAGAGAGACGGTAAAAG ATTCATATCTGACGTGGGACGCCTAAACTCTAAAGATACAGGAGATCAGCGCGAGGCTTCTGCACTTCGTGACGAG CTTGATATGCTACAAGAAGAGAACGTGAACATCCTTGAGAAG CTCAGAGTTGAGGAAGAGAGATGCAAGGAAGCAGAGGCCAGAGTTAGAGAGCTTGAAAAACAG GTTGCTGCTCTTGGTGAAGGAGTATCTTTGGAAGCTAAATTGTTGAGCAG GAAGGAAGCTGCATTGCGTCAAAGAGAG GCTGCACTCAAGGATGCAAGACAAAATAATGTGGTGGATAAGGAAATTGCATCTATTCGATCTGAAGTGGAG AATGCAAAAGAGGAGGCTACAGTTGCCGTGCAACAGCTTCATGGTGCTGAATCTGAAGTGAGAGCCCTTTGCTCAATGACACAAAGGATGATATTGACTCAGAAAGAAATG GAAGAAGTTGTTCTTAAGAGGTGTTGGCTTGCTCGCTACTGGGGCTTAGCTGCAAAATATG GCATCTGTGCAGATGTTGCTGTGTCAAAACATGAATATTGGTCATCCTTAGCACCTCTTCCATTTGAGGTTGTTGTTTCTGCTGGACAAAAGGCAAAAGAGGAATGTTGGGAAAAAG CAGGTGATGGTGACAATGAAAAGAGAAGCAAACTTGCTCAGGACCTTAGTGATCTAACTGGAGAAGGGAACATTGAGAGTATGCTTTCAGTTGAAATGGGGTTGAAGGagcttgcttctttgaag GTTGAGGATGCTATTGTGCTTGCACTGGCTCAACAACGATGTGCAAATTCTGCTCGATTACTCATCTCAG ATATCAAATCACCAGGTGATCCAAAATATATGGACGCAGTTG AATTAAGTCCCGAGGAATCTGAAGATGTACTTTTCAAGGAG GCATGGCTTACATATATTTGGAGCAGAGCCAAagacaatggtataaaagaggATATTGCCAGAGAGCGGCTTCAGTTTTGGATTAACCGCCGTGGGCACTCACCAAGTTCACATGATGCTGTTGATG TTGAGCAAGGCCTGATGGAGCTCAGGAAGCTGGGGATAGAGCGTCTACTGTGGGAAGCATCTCGCAAGGAAAGTGATCAGGATTCTTCCGCTAACATAACACAGAAATCTGCAGGATTATTTAAGGATTCTGCTTGA
- the LOC110651823 gene encoding LOW QUALITY PROTEIN: protein NETWORKED 3C (The sequence of the model RefSeq protein was modified relative to this genomic sequence to represent the inferred CDS: deleted 2 bases in 1 codon) yields MVEAKRDFSAPFSWWSNSHYRTLQSPWLQAALSDLDEKIKIIVNLIQDDGDSFAEVADQFYKRRPKFLIKIVQDLHNSYLSFAEKYDQLRSAEFVHATHLRSASSSLKPINSSKGNTKLEDHHHTNPIHQQEDSDPETETSTFDQDASNEPISNERCNNLKMEEHEDRNQMKAGRLRKIIDDIELNGSTGAETKQISRLQAQGG; encoded by the exons ATGGTGGAAGCAAAACGTGATTTCTCTGCTCCCTTTTCATGGTGGTCTAATAGCCATTATCGAACTCTTCAATCTCCATGGCTTCAAGCCGCTCTGTCag ATTTGGATGAGAAGATTAAAATTATCGTAAATCTTATACAAGACGACGGAGATTCTTTTGCGGAAGTGGCTGATCAGTTCTATAAGAGAAGACCTAAGTTCTTGATCAAGATCGTGCAGGACCTGCACAACTCGTATCTCTCCTTTGCTGAAAAATATGACCAGCTGAGATCTGCAGAATTCGTTCATGCTACGCATTTGAGGTCAGCATCTTCTTCATTGAAGCCCATAAATAGTAGCAAAGGAAATACCAAACTAGAGGATCATCACCACACAAATCCTATTCAT CAACAAGAAGATTCTGACCCTGAAACTGAAACCTCCACCTTCGACCAGGATGCCTCGAATGAGCCAATTTCAAATGAACGGTGTAACAATTTGAAGATGGAAGAACACGAAGATAGAAATCAAATGAAGGCAGGCAGGCTGAGAAAGATTATAGATGATATTGAATTGAATGGAAGCACTGGTGCTGAAACTAAGCAAATCTCGCGTCTCCAAGCTCAAGGGGGCTGA
- the LOC110651825 gene encoding RNA polymerase II C-terminal domain phosphatase-like 3 produces MFIVGVGVGVGGGGSDCFARNNNFKEETLDTMGKDDENLKAEDVEEGEISDTASVEEISEEDFNKHEVKVVKESKPKDGRIWTMRDLYKYQMGGGYVSGLYNLAWAQAVQNKPLNELFVEVEPDENSKRSSPSSSVASVNSNNNSGKEDEKNKVDKFVIDDSGDEMDDKIVDVEKEEGELEEGEIDLDSDPAEKTIGEIKEGLSNSDEMNVDYLHVESKEKNLEKAVNSIREALESVTVIKADKSFEATCSKLRNTLESLRHVVGECDIPTKYHLMQLSFTAIRTVNSVFYSMNHKLREQNKGDFSRFLSLVNSYVPPLFSPEQVKQIEVMLSSLDCPGILSSSTSGEKEGETLMSNEVNKKDDDVSANSSVHNLTTTNKFRSFADSLVNNKPNISLEAPKTGVSTFKSRAVLLPLLDLHRDHDADSLPSPTREVAPPLPVQRVLTPKVVLDTEDSRMHPYETDALKAVSSYQQKFSHSSFAVNDRLPSPTPSEESGDGDGDVGGEVSSSSTVGHVRLGNPQILGQAIASAAPPRPDSSSKQGVVPAKSTALVSSVPGLAAKASAKSRDPRLRFVNSDANVSDQNNRAVPVVNNTLKVGGTMNLKKQKSVDEPIPDGPSLKRQKIASEISGVGRDVKTMIGSGGWLEDTDVVGPQTLNRNQLVENAESDPRRIDNGVACPSTVSGISSVNISGNEQLQVTGASAVAGAEQVPVMSASATSLPDLLKNIAVNPTMLISILKMGQQQRLAIEAQQKPVDLAKSTTHPPNTNSILGALPVVNVAPPQSTGILPRPAGALQVPQLAASDEMGKIRMKPRDPRRVLHNNTLQRNGSLGSEQFKTNLISTSTSQGTKENQNVQNQEGQVEMKPVPTQSLVAPDISLPFTKSLKNIADIVSVSNASTPPLVSQNLVSQHVRTVVLNSEQPTGIGLPPGVASVAPRSQNTWGDFDHIFEGYNDQQKAAIQRERARRIEEQKKMFAANKLCLVLDLDHTLLNSAKFVEIDPVHDEILRKKEEQDHEKPQRHLFRFPHMGMWTKLRPGIWNFLEKASKLYELHLYTMGNKLYATEMAKVLDPTGVLFNGRVISRGDDGDPFDSDERVPKSKDLEGVLGMESAVVIIDDSVRVWPHNKLNLIVVERYIYFPCSRRQFGLPGPSLLEIDHDERPEDGTLACSLAVIERIHQNFFTHPSLDEADVRNILASEQRKILAGCRIVFSRVFPVGEANPHLHPLWQTAEQFGAVCTNQIDEQVTHVVANSLGTDKVNWALSTGRFVVYPGWVEASALLYRRANEQDFAIKP; encoded by the exons atgtttatTGTTGGTGTTGGTGTTGGTGTTGGTGGCGGTGGATCTGATTGTTTCGCGAGGAATAATAACTTTAAAGAAGAAACCCTAGATACGATGGGCAAAGATGATGAGAATTTAAAGGCGGAGGATGTGGAGGAGGGTGAAATATCCGATACGGCATCAGTGGAAGAGATCAGTGAGGAAGATTTTAATAAGCACGAGGTTAAGGTTGTAAAAGAATCGAAACCCAAAGACGGTAGGATTTGGACGATGAGAGATCTCTACAAGTATCAGATGGGAGGAGGATACGTCTCCGGCTTGTATAATCTTGCTTGGGCACAGGCAGTACAGAATAAACCTCTAAATGAGCTGTTTGTCGAGGTTGAACCCGATGAGAATTCCAAGCGATCGTCGCCGTCGTCGTCTGTGGCGTCTGTTAATAGCAATAATAACAGCGGTAAAGAAGACGAGAAGAATAAAGTGGATAAATTTGTGATTGATGATAGCGGTGATGAAATGGATGATAAGATTGTGGATGTTGAGAAGGAGGAAGGTGAATTGGAGGAGGGAGAGATTGATTTGGATTCAGACCCAGCTGAGAAAACTATTGGGGAAATTAAAGAAGGGCTTTCGAATAGTGATGAAATGAATGTTGATTACTTGCACGTTGAGTCCAAGGAGAAAAATTTGGAGAAGGCGGTGAACTCCATTCGTGAAGCTCTGGAGAGTGTGACTGTCATTAAAGCAGACAA ATCATTTGAGGCAACTTGTTCAAAACTGCGCAACACATTGGAGAGCTTGCGGCATGTGGTTGGGGAATGTGATATTCCCACAAAATATCATCTTATGCAATTGTCATTCACTGCTATTCGAACTGTTAATTCG GTATTTTACTCCATGAACCATAAATTAAGGGAACAAAATAAGGGCGACTTTTCAAG GTTTCTGTCCCTTGTAAATAGTTATGTCCCTCCTCTTTTCTCCCCTGAGCAGGTGAAACAG ATTGAGGTCATGCTTTCCTCTTTGGATTGTCCTGGTATTTTGTCAAGTTCTACGTCTGGTGAAAAAGAGGGAGAGACATTGATGTCCAATGAGGTGAATAAGAAGGATGATGATGTCTCAGCTAATAGTTCAGTTCATAATTTGACAACTACAAATAAATTTCGTTCATTTGCGGATTCTTTAGTTAATAATAAGCCAAACATATCATTAGAAGCTCCAAAAACAGGAGTATCTACTTTTAAGAGTAGAGCAGTTTTGCTCCCATTGTTAGACCTCCACAGAGATCATGATGCAGATAGCCTTCCATCACCTACACGGGAAGTAGCACCACCATTACCTGTACAAAGAGTTTTAACACCTAAGGTGGTGCTTGACACTGAAGATTCTAGAATGCATCCATATGAAACTGATGCTCTCAAAGCTGTTTCTAGCTATCAGCAAAAATTTAGTCATAGCTCATTTGCAGTGAATGATAGGCTTCCAAGCCCAACTCCTTCAGAGGAATCTGGTGATGGAGATGGTGATGTAGGTGGGGAAGTTTCTAGTTCATCGACTGTTGGCCACGTTAGACTTGGAAATCCACAGATTTTAGGGCAAGCAATTGCTTCTGCTGCTCCTCCTCGCCCTGATAGTTCTAGCAAGCAGGGAGTTGTTCCTGCTAAAAGTACTGCATTGGTGAGTTCTGTGCCTGGTTTAGCTGCGAAAGCCTCTGCAAAGAGCAGGGACCCTAGGCTTCGATTTGTTAATTCTGATGCCAATGTTTCAGACCAAAACAACCGTGCTGTGCCAGTGGTGAATAACACACTTAAAGTGGGAGGAACAATGAACTTAAAAAAGCAAAAGTCTGTTGATGAACCTATTCCGGATGGTCCTTCATTAAAAAGGCAAAAAATTGCATCGGAAATTTCTGGAGTTGGTAGGGATGTGAAAACCATGATTGGAAGTGGCGGTTGGTTGGAGGATACTGATGTGGTTGGACCTCAAACTTTGAATAGAAATCAGTTGGTAGAGAATGCAGAATCTGATCCCAGGAGAATAGATAATGGAGTAGCTTGTCCTAGTACTGTTAGTGGAATATCTAGTGTGAATATTAGTGGAAATGAGCAATTACAAGTTACAGGAGCCAGTGCTGTAGCTGGAGCTGAACAGGTCCCAGTGATGAGTGCTAGTGCAACATCTCTGCCTGATTTATTGAAAAACATTGCAGTGAATCCAACAATGTTGATCAGTATACTCAAAATGGGACAACagcagagattagcaatagaggcACAGCAGAAGCCTGTTGATCTTGCTAAAAGTACAACACATCCACCGAACACAAATTCTATACTGGGAGCTCTACCTGTGGTTAATGTTGCTCCCCCACAGTCCACAGGGATTTTGCCAAGACCAGCAGGGGCACTTCAGGTTCCTCAATTGGCTGCTTCG GATGAGATGGGAAAAATTCGTATGAAACCACGGGATCCTCGTCGTGTTCTTCATAATAATACACTCCAAAGGAATGGGAGCTTGGGGTCTGAACAGTTCAAAACAAATTTAATCTCTACATCAACCAGCCAAGGTACCAAGGAAAATCAGAATGTGCAAAATCAAGAGGGTCAAGTGGAAATGAAACCAGTGCCTACCCAATCTCTTGTGGCGCCAGATATTTCTTTGCCATTTACGAAGAGTTTGAAAAATATTGCTGATATTGTGTCTGTTTCCAATGCATCAACTCCACCTCTTGTTTCTCAGAATCTTGTATCTCAACATGTGCGAACTGTGGTGTTAAATTCTGAGCAGCCAACTGGAATTGGTTTACCACCTGGTGTAGCATCAGTAGCTCCTCGTTCACAGAACACATGGGGAGATTTTGATCATATCTTTGAAGGATATAATGACCAGCAAAAAGCTGCTATACAGAGAGAGAGGGCAAGAAGGATAGAAGAACAAAAGAAAATGTTTGCTGCAAACAAGCTCTGCCTTGTGTTGGATCTTGATCATACACTTCTTAATTCTGCCAAG TTTGTTGAAATTGATCCTGTGCATGATGAGATCTTGCGAAAGAAGGAAGAACAAGATCATGAAAAACCACAGAGACATCTATTCCGCTTCCCTCATATGGGAATGTGGACAAAATTGCGTCCTGGGATATGGAATTTCTTGGAAAAG GCTAGTAAACTGTATGAGCTGCATCTTTACACAATGGGGAACAAGTTGTATGCCACAGAAATGGCAAAAGTTCTGGATCCTACGGGGGTTTTGTTTAATGGACGAGTTATTTCCAGGGGTGATGATGGGGATCCCTTTGATAGCGATGAGAGGGTTCCCAAGAGTAAGGATCTTGAGGGGGTCTTGGGTATGGAGTCTGCTGTTGTCATTATAGATGATTCTGTGAGAGTCTGGCCACATAACAAGTTGAACTTGATTGTTGTAGAAAG GTATATATATTTTCCTTGTAGTAGACGCCAATTTGGTCTGCCAGGGCCTTCTCTTCTTGAGATTGACCATGACGAGAGACCAGAAGATGGGACTTTGGCATGCTCGTTGGCG GTTATTGAGAGAATACATCAAAACTTTTTTACTCACCCGTCCTTAGATGAAGCAGACGTTCGAAATATCCTTGCATCTGAGCAGAGGAAGATTTTGGCTGGCTGCCGAATAGTATTTAGCAGGGTGTTTCCTGTTGGTGAAGCCAATCCCCATCTACATCCACTCTGGCAGACAGCTGAACAGTTTGGTGCTGTCTGCACAAACCAGATAGACGAACAGGTCACTCATGTAGTTGCCAATTCACTTGGAACGGATAAG GTGAATTGGGCTTTATCCACTGGACGATTTGTTGTCTACCCTGGGTG GGTGGAAGCTTCAGCTTTGCTATATCGGAGAGCAAATGAGCAAGATTTTGCCATTAAACCATAA
- the LOC110651822 gene encoding coiled-coil domain-containing protein SCD2 isoform X2, translating to MDRNRTDGPVYPRQWSSDSGTSGTGSSTPASMSLGHHHHSRSSSVTGLSTIKRNQNFAAKAAAQRLAQVMASQTTDDDEDEDDDLGFRYSAPPPISLSRNLNSGAASNSNKPAVPSSRITRSPSPALAWNMGEETPSVRSTSAGRPSMSLRAASPVPPSKGSLKTLVSLPPVEPPRNGQRDGKRFISDVGRLNSKDTGDQREASALRDELDMLQEENVNILEKLRVEEERCKEAEARVRELEKQVAALGEGVSLEAKLLSRKEAALRQREAALKDARQNNVVDKEIASIRSEVENAKEEATVAVQQLHGAESEVRALCSMTQRMILTQKEMEEVVLKRCWLARYWGLAAKYGICADVAVSKHEYWSSLAPLPFEVVVSAGQKAKEECWEKGDGDNEKRSKLAQDLSDLTGEGNIESMLSVEMGLKELASLKVEDAIVLALAQQRCANSARLLISDIKSPGDPKYMDAVELSPEESEDVLFKEAWLTYIWSRAKDNGIKEDIARERLQFWINRRGHSPSSHDAVDVEQGLMELRKLGIERLLWEASRKESDQDSSANITQKSAGLFKDSA from the exons ATGGACCGGAACAGAACCGACGGCCCCGTCTACCCGCGCCAATGGAGCAGCGACTCTGGTACCTCCGGCACTGGCTCGTCAACTCCTGCGTCAATGTCGCTTGGACATCACCACCATTCGCGATCCTCTTCTGTTACGGGACTTTCCACCATCAAGAGAAACCAGAATTTCGCTGCCAAAGCAGCTGCTCAGCGGCTGGCTCAGGTCATGGCTTCTCAAACGACTGACGATGACGAGGACGAAGATGACGATCTAGGCTTTAGATACAGTGCACCTCCGCCTATCTCACTTTCTAGGAATCTTAACTCTGGTGCTGCAAGTAATAGTAATAAACCTGCGGTTCCATCTAGCAGGATCACTAGATCTCCTTCACCTGCC TTAGCTTGGAACatgggagaggaaactccatcggTTCGTTCAACATCAGCCGGAAGGCCCTCAATGTCCCTTCGAGCAGCATCGCCAGTGCCTCCTAGCAAAGGATCACTGAAGACTTTGGTTTCTTTACCACCAGTGGAGCCTCCTAGAAACGGGCAGAGAGACGGTAAAAG ATTCATATCTGACGTGGGACGCCTAAACTCTAAAGATACAGGAGATCAGCGCGAGGCTTCTGCACTTCGTGACGAG CTTGATATGCTACAAGAAGAGAACGTGAACATCCTTGAGAAG CTCAGAGTTGAGGAAGAGAGATGCAAGGAAGCAGAGGCCAGAGTTAGAGAGCTTGAAAAACAG GTTGCTGCTCTTGGTGAAGGAGTATCTTTGGAAGCTAAATTGTTGAGCAG GAAGGAAGCTGCATTGCGTCAAAGAGAG GCTGCACTCAAGGATGCAAGACAAAATAATGTGGTGGATAAGGAAATTGCATCTATTCGATCTGAAGTGGAG AATGCAAAAGAGGAGGCTACAGTTGCCGTGCAACAGCTTCATGGTGCTGAATCTGAAGTGAGAGCCCTTTGCTCAATGACACAAAGGATGATATTGACTCAGAAAGAAATG GAAGAAGTTGTTCTTAAGAGGTGTTGGCTTGCTCGCTACTGGGGCTTAGCTGCAAAATATG GCATCTGTGCAGATGTTGCTGTGTCAAAACATGAATATTGGTCATCCTTAGCACCTCTTCCATTTGAGGTTGTTGTTTCTGCTGGACAAAAGGCAAAAGAGGAATGTTGGGAAAAAG GTGATGGTGACAATGAAAAGAGAAGCAAACTTGCTCAGGACCTTAGTGATCTAACTGGAGAAGGGAACATTGAGAGTATGCTTTCAGTTGAAATGGGGTTGAAGGagcttgcttctttgaag GTTGAGGATGCTATTGTGCTTGCACTGGCTCAACAACGATGTGCAAATTCTGCTCGATTACTCATCTCAG ATATCAAATCACCAGGTGATCCAAAATATATGGACGCAGTTG AATTAAGTCCCGAGGAATCTGAAGATGTACTTTTCAAGGAG GCATGGCTTACATATATTTGGAGCAGAGCCAAagacaatggtataaaagaggATATTGCCAGAGAGCGGCTTCAGTTTTGGATTAACCGCCGTGGGCACTCACCAAGTTCACATGATGCTGTTGATG TTGAGCAAGGCCTGATGGAGCTCAGGAAGCTGGGGATAGAGCGTCTACTGTGGGAAGCATCTCGCAAGGAAAGTGATCAGGATTCTTCCGCTAACATAACACAGAAATCTGCAGGATTATTTAAGGATTCTGCTTGA